In a single window of the Raphanus sativus cultivar WK10039 chromosome 9, ASM80110v3, whole genome shotgun sequence genome:
- the LOC108824844 gene encoding uncharacterized protein LOC108824844: protein MVSRRKFIQVASSDDEEDFVAETRSQGQNSRRPEDDETPPEGVKPDDVKPVGEPVKVTSRGRWKRTHYGQFEYKGDRYKLEDTVLLRSEDNTQKPYIAIIKDITQKQDGRMMILGHWFYRPEEAKKKDGGNWEVNDPRELFYSFHRNEFPVESVMHKCVVNFVPDHKQLPKRRDNPGFIVQKVYDTVEKKLWNFTDKVYDDAKQHEIDLFVEKSVARLGDLPDLEPKLYHFI, encoded by the exons ATGGTGTCGCGTCGGAAGTTTATTCAGGTGGCCTCCAGTGACGACGAAGAGGACTTTGTAGCGGAGACGAGGTCTCAGGGACAGAACTCAAGGAGACCTGAGGACGACGAGACGCCTCCTGAGGGAGTGAAGCCCGATGACGTGAAACCGGTTGGTGAGCCGGTTAAAGTTACGAGTAGAGGAAGATGGAAAAGAACTCATTACGGGCAGTTTGAGTACAAGGGTGACAGATACAAGCTG GAGGATACGGTGCTGTTGCGTTCAGAAGACAATACTCAAAAGCCTTATATTGCCATTATCAAG gATATTACCCAAAAACAAGATGGAAGGATGATGATACTGGGACACTGGTTTTATCGTCCAGaagaagcaaagaaaaaggATGGTGGAAACTGGGAAGTAAATGATCCACGTGAACTGTTCTACAGTTTCCATCGTAATGAGTTCCCAGTAGAATCTGTGATGCATAAATGCGTGGTGAATTTTGTTCCAGATCATAAGCAACTTCCAAAACGCAGAGATAACCCTGGTTTTATCGTGCAAAAGGTGTATGATACTGTGGAAAAGAAGCTGTGGAATTTCACTGATAAGGTTTATGATGATGCAAAACAACATGAAATTGACCTCTTTGTGGAAAAGTCTGTGGCACGATTGGGTGATCTTCCTGACCTCGAACCTAAACTGTATCATTTTATATGA